The following proteins are encoded in a genomic region of Ornithinibacillus sp. 4-3:
- the minD gene encoding septum site-determining protein MinD produces MGEAIVITSGKGGVGKTTTTANLGTSLALMGKKVCLIDTDIGLRNLDVVMGLENRIIFDLVDVIEKRCKLKQALIQDKRFNDLSLLPAAQTSDKTAVTAEGMKEIVAELKQDYDYILIDCPAGIEQGFQSAVAGADEAIVVTTPEKSSVRDADRIIGLLENEEIGRPRLVINRIRNHMLKSGDMIDIDDILQILSIDLIGIVADDDEVIKASNSGEPVAFHPKTKSSIAYRNIARRILGEAVPLQSLEDEAGLFQKVKSFFRKKK; encoded by the coding sequence ATGGGTGAGGCAATTGTCATTACGTCTGGAAAAGGCGGGGTTGGTAAAACAACAACTACTGCAAACCTAGGTACATCATTAGCGTTGATGGGTAAAAAAGTATGTTTGATCGATACAGATATTGGTTTACGAAATTTAGATGTTGTGATGGGTTTAGAAAACCGTATTATTTTTGATCTCGTTGATGTCATTGAAAAGCGTTGTAAATTAAAGCAGGCATTAATTCAAGATAAAAGATTTAATGATCTTTCTTTACTGCCAGCAGCCCAAACAAGTGATAAGACTGCTGTAACTGCTGAAGGAATGAAAGAAATTGTTGCTGAATTAAAACAGGATTATGATTACATATTAATTGATTGTCCTGCCGGAATTGAGCAAGGATTTCAAAGCGCAGTTGCAGGAGCAGATGAAGCAATTGTTGTAACAACTCCGGAAAAATCCAGTGTTCGAGATGCTGATCGAATTATCGGGTTATTGGAAAATGAAGAAATTGGTCGTCCACGTTTAGTCATTAATCGTATTCGAAATCATATGTTGAAATCTGGAGATATGATTGATATTGATGATATCTTACAAATTCTATCTATTGATTTAATCGGCATTGTAGCAGATGATGATGAAGTAATTAAAGCTTCTAATAGTGGAGAACCAGTTGCTTTTCATCCGAAAACGAAATCATCTATTGCGTATCGTAATATTGCTAGAAGAATTTTAGGTGAAGCAGTACCGTTACAATCATTAGAAGATGAAGCAGGACTATTCCAAAAAGTAAAAAGTTTCTTCCGTAAAAAAAAGTAA
- the minC gene encoding septum site-determining protein MinC, which translates to MADQKQLIIIKGTRDGLNLFIDDSCGFDEALEELNEKLVALNPKIGEPAVSVTVQLGNRYLDDKKKELLKYSLEEKNRFFIHSFESNVILREDAIKWWEANEIKAVNRLIRSGQVLEVTGDLLLIGDVNPGGRVVASGNIFVLGNLHGVAHAGAQGDQRAVIMAAHMKPTQLRIAEYISRAPDYESAGVYMECGYIDEEEDKIMIDRLQVLTYKRKDLCGFERRMLNG; encoded by the coding sequence ATGGCTGATCAAAAACAATTGATAATTATCAAAGGAACTCGTGACGGGCTAAATTTATTCATTGATGACTCTTGTGGATTTGATGAAGCCTTAGAAGAGTTAAATGAAAAGCTAGTTGCACTAAACCCCAAAATAGGCGAGCCAGCTGTATCAGTGACGGTTCAATTAGGAAACCGCTATTTAGATGATAAAAAGAAAGAATTACTGAAGTATTCACTTGAGGAGAAAAATAGATTTTTTATTCATTCATTTGAATCTAATGTGATTCTACGCGAAGATGCAATTAAATGGTGGGAAGCAAACGAAATTAAAGCTGTAAATCGATTAATTCGTTCTGGGCAAGTGCTTGAAGTTACTGGAGATTTATTATTGATTGGCGATGTGAATCCAGGTGGTAGAGTAGTAGCTTCTGGTAATATATTTGTACTTGGGAATCTTCATGGCGTAGCCCATGCTGGTGCTCAAGGTGATCAGCGGGCAGTGATTATGGCAGCACATATGAAGCCAACACAGCTACGGATTGCTGAATATATTAGTCGAGCACCAGATTATGAATCTGCAGGTGTTTATATGGAATGCGGTTATATCGATGAGGAAGAAGATAAAATAATGATTGATCGTTTACAAGTACTCACTTATAAGCGGAAAGATTTATGTGGGTTCGAAAGGAGAATGTTAAATGGGTGA
- the mreD gene encoding rod shape-determining protein MreD yields the protein MKRLLLPLILFLLTVLEGVALDLLPTSIVTGSLFIIPHWVFILLFFIAIFYDRENTGYAILYAIIFGLLIDLVYTGVLGIYMFTYAFVIYLVHEIRKLVLNNFYVTVILGIFGMILVDIGIYLIYSVIGIAHLMWTDYLLYRLLPTVTANIAFLLILYPFARKVLLKWSKEQLQDHNAF from the coding sequence ATGAAGCGATTATTGTTACCTCTCATTCTATTTCTTCTTACAGTACTAGAGGGGGTTGCACTAGATTTGCTTCCTACTAGTATTGTGACAGGTAGTTTGTTCATCATTCCTCATTGGGTATTTATTTTACTGTTTTTTATCGCTATTTTTTATGACCGTGAAAATACTGGATATGCTATCCTATATGCGATTATCTTTGGTTTACTTATTGATCTCGTCTATACTGGTGTTTTAGGTATATATATGTTTACTTATGCCTTTGTCATTTACTTAGTTCACGAGATAAGAAAACTCGTTTTAAATAATTTTTATGTAACAGTAATCTTAGGTATCTTTGGAATGATTTTAGTAGATATAGGAATTTATTTAATCTATTCTGTTATTGGAATTGCACATTTAATGTGGACAGATTATCTGCTTTATCGTTTATTACCAACTGTTACTGCAAATATTGCTTTTCTACTTATCCTGTATCCATTCGCACGAAAAGTACTACTGAAATGGAGTAAAGAGCAACTGCAGGATCATAATGCATTTTAG
- the mreC gene encoding rod shape-determining protein MreC: MFFRNKKLFILLIGIFVLVALIGFSLKSRDQVTAPERFVLDAVGWVQDIIHTPVNFIRNQVTGFKELKDARDENRELKEQLAQSDTFIYQIQELEKENEELRRTLDKTESLRDYNPIQATVISRSPERWIEQVTIDKGTKHGIKPNMAVMTMDGMVGKIQVASKSTSTVQLLSGFDQFNRISATISREEGNDVFGLIEEYDEERKVLLFKIIEESEQNIEKGDLVMSSGKGGVFPEGLLIGQVEDVMPDAYGLTSTALVTPAADMYDVNNVIVVDPLLSYENLQDEEEEEDEE, encoded by the coding sequence TTGTTTTTTCGTAATAAAAAATTATTTATTTTATTAATTGGGATTTTTGTACTTGTTGCTCTTATCGGTTTTTCTTTGAAAAGTCGAGATCAAGTAACAGCACCAGAAAGATTTGTGTTAGATGCGGTTGGCTGGGTTCAAGATATTATCCATACCCCAGTAAATTTTATTCGTAATCAAGTAACTGGTTTTAAAGAGTTAAAAGATGCAAGAGATGAAAATAGAGAATTGAAAGAACAATTAGCGCAGTCTGATACATTTATATATCAGATTCAAGAGCTAGAAAAAGAAAATGAAGAGCTTAGAAGAACATTAGATAAAACAGAATCACTCAGAGATTATAACCCTATTCAAGCAACAGTAATCTCTCGTTCACCAGAAAGATGGATTGAGCAGGTTACAATTGATAAGGGGACGAAACATGGAATCAAGCCTAATATGGCTGTGATGACAATGGATGGTATGGTTGGTAAAATTCAAGTAGCATCAAAGTCAACTTCTACTGTGCAATTACTTTCAGGCTTCGATCAATTTAATCGAATTTCTGCAACCATTTCACGTGAAGAAGGTAATGATGTATTTGGTTTAATTGAAGAATACGATGAGGAAAGAAAAGTATTATTATTTAAAATCATTGAGGAATCTGAACAAAATATTGAAAAAGGGGATCTTGTGATGTCTTCTGGTAAAGGTGGAGTATTTCCAGAAGGATTACTAATTGGTCAGGTTGAAGACGTGATGCCTGATGCATATGGTTTAACAAGTACAGCTTTAGTAACTCCTGCCGCTGACATGTATGATGTTAATAACGTTATTGTAGTGGATCCTTTACTATCATATGAAAATTTACAAGATGAAGAAGAAGAGGAGGATGAAGAATAA
- a CDS encoding rod shape-determining protein yields MGLLNWSQDLGIDLGTANTLVYVKGKGIIVREPSVIAKNIQTGEVEAVGNAARNMIGRTPGNISVVRPMKDGVIADYDTTAIMMRYYMKKAMRKRSLFASKPSVIICVPSGITKVEERAVIDATKQAGAKEAFTIAEPFAAAIGAGLPVWEPTGSMIVDIGGGTTEVAVVSLGGIVTSQSIRTAGDNMDEAIAQFIRKHYKLMIGERSAESIKMDIGCAGKVEENKEMEIRGRDLLTGLPKTITITAEEIAESLKPAIEDIIEAVKTTLEKTPPELSADIIDRGIVLAGGGAMLENLDHVISDETKIPVFLAEDPLECVAIGTGKALDYMKHFKTSPDVSSRQFVE; encoded by the coding sequence TTGGGTTTATTAAATTGGTCGCAAGATTTAGGTATAGATTTAGGTACAGCAAATACACTTGTTTATGTAAAAGGAAAAGGAATTATTGTAAGAGAGCCATCTGTTATCGCTAAGAATATTCAAACTGGGGAAGTAGAGGCTGTTGGTAATGCAGCTCGAAATATGATCGGTAGAACACCTGGAAATATTTCTGTAGTACGCCCAATGAAAGACGGTGTGATAGCTGATTACGATACAACTGCTATCATGATGCGTTATTATATGAAAAAAGCGATGCGCAAACGTTCGTTATTTGCAAGTAAGCCGAGCGTGATTATTTGTGTGCCTTCTGGAATAACTAAAGTAGAGGAACGAGCAGTGATTGATGCAACAAAACAAGCGGGTGCAAAAGAAGCTTTTACTATTGCAGAGCCTTTTGCGGCGGCAATCGGAGCAGGATTACCCGTATGGGAGCCTACTGGTAGTATGATTGTAGATATTGGTGGTGGAACAACAGAGGTAGCGGTTGTTTCCCTAGGTGGTATTGTTACGAGTCAGTCTATCCGTACAGCTGGCGATAATATGGATGAAGCAATTGCTCAATTCATTAGAAAACATTATAAGCTAATGATTGGTGAAAGATCTGCTGAATCTATCAAAATGGATATTGGTTGTGCTGGTAAGGTTGAAGAGAATAAAGAAATGGAAATCCGTGGACGTGATTTGCTTACAGGTTTACCAAAAACAATTACCATTACAGCAGAAGAAATTGCTGAATCATTAAAACCAGCAATCGAAGATATTATAGAAGCTGTGAAAACAACATTAGAAAAAACACCTCCAGAGTTATCTGCAGATATTATTGATCGTGGTATTGTGCTTGCTGGTGGTGGAGCAATGCTAGAGAATTTAGATCATGTAATTAGTGACGAAACGAAAATCCCAGTATTTTTAGCAGAAGATCCATTAGAATGTGTTGCAATTGGAACAGGAAAGGCTCTGGACTACATGAAGCATTTCAAAACAAGTCCAGATGTCTCTTCTCGTCAATTTGTAGAATAG
- the radC gene encoding DNA repair protein RadC, with the protein MNQQPISIKDVPKEERPRERLLTLGPRHLSNQDLLAILLGSGTKSESVMQLANRVLMHFDGLKLLTNAAIEELTAIKGIGEVKGVTLLAAIELGKRMNQYKPRDRYVIRSPEDGAEYVMEEMRQLTQEHFVILFLDTKNQITHQETIFIGTLNASVVHPREIFSQAVRRSAASIVAVHNHPSGVPTPSQEDISVTRRIAEAGKVIGIELLDHIIIGDRKFVSLKEKGYI; encoded by the coding sequence TTGAATCAACAACCAATTTCAATCAAAGATGTACCAAAGGAAGAGCGTCCTAGGGAAAGATTATTAACCTTAGGACCACGGCATTTATCGAACCAAGATTTATTAGCTATTTTACTTGGCAGTGGAACAAAATCTGAATCTGTAATGCAATTAGCTAATCGAGTACTTATGCATTTTGATGGATTGAAGCTTTTAACAAATGCAGCAATTGAAGAATTAACAGCTATTAAGGGAATTGGTGAGGTAAAGGGAGTAACCTTACTTGCTGCAATTGAATTAGGAAAAAGGATGAATCAATATAAACCCCGCGACCGTTATGTCATTCGATCTCCTGAAGATGGTGCTGAGTATGTCATGGAAGAAATGCGCCAGCTTACTCAAGAGCATTTTGTTATTTTATTCCTCGATACAAAAAATCAAATTACCCACCAAGAAACGATCTTTATCGGAACACTTAATGCTAGCGTAGTTCATCCCAGGGAAATCTTTAGTCAAGCTGTTCGGCGTTCTGCTGCATCTATTGTTGCTGTGCATAATCATCCTTCTGGAGTGCCAACTCCTTCACAAGAAGATATTAGTGTCACTCGACGAATTGCTGAAGCAGGAAAAGTCATAGGAATCGAGCTTTTAGATCACATCATTATTGGTGATAGAAAATTTGTTTCATTAAAGGAAAAAGGATATATATAA
- a CDS encoding SPOR domain-containing protein — protein sequence MLPKDKMDKNFFQRRFNWSPNMAWKKILFSAVSALVIGTVIGLTMIRLFASSEIAPTEVTQVPTVDKDDLQIEEKDNPTDQTEQITIPQLQGFVVQLGIFSDEVNAEMMIQELEITDITPIVWQQDGEYFVFGGFSSSEEKAKEVASKLEAQGVESYVKKWEAAEKQVAFNEADTEWVQNFIQLLQTSIEQGNISQEEWKKMGETEVNSEHLTLLINSIQSEVAAINTSEQANLFLLSIWHQLGQIE from the coding sequence ATGCTACCAAAAGATAAAATGGACAAGAATTTTTTTCAACGACGTTTTAATTGGTCACCAAATATGGCTTGGAAAAAGATTTTATTTTCTGCTGTTTCTGCATTAGTAATTGGTACAGTTATCGGTCTTACAATGATTCGATTATTTGCTTCTTCTGAGATTGCTCCTACTGAAGTAACACAAGTCCCTACAGTTGATAAAGATGATTTACAAATTGAAGAAAAGGATAATCCTACTGATCAAACAGAACAGATTACAATCCCTCAGTTACAAGGATTTGTTGTACAGTTAGGAATATTTTCAGATGAAGTTAATGCTGAAATGATGATACAAGAATTGGAAATTACTGATATTACCCCGATCGTTTGGCAACAGGATGGAGAATATTTTGTATTTGGTGGTTTTTCTTCCTCAGAGGAGAAAGCTAAGGAAGTTGCTAGTAAGCTAGAAGCACAGGGAGTTGAAAGCTATGTGAAAAAATGGGAAGCAGCAGAAAAACAAGTAGCTTTTAATGAAGCAGACACAGAATGGGTACAAAATTTTATACAGCTTTTGCAAACGTCCATAGAGCAGGGAAATATCTCGCAGGAAGAATGGAAAAAAATGGGGGAAACAGAAGTAAATTCAGAGCATTTAACACTTCTAATTAATAGTATTCAATCAGAAGTAGCAGCAATCAATACAAGTGAACAGGCGAATTTATTCTTATTATCCATTTGGCATCAGCTTGGCCAAATAGAATAA
- a CDS encoding folylpolyglutamate synthase/dihydrofolate synthase family protein yields MFKHFDDVEAFFASRQNYGIKPGLERMLALLNLLNNPHQALQAIHVAGTNGKGSTVNYLKNALKENNYRVGVFQSPSMDDVTGHIFINDERITKEKFMQILTDMYPAICELDEQDNHPTEFEILTVLTFIYFADHVDIAIIEAGMGGRGDTTNCIEPILSIITNVDLDHTAFLGDTLPEIAYQKAGIIKDNTPIVTGEEKEAALKVIQKEALAKDATLYQIHKDFSFQGVKQIEHQQQYQWEAPNYQAEEIAIQMLGDHQLKNSATVMMALKILAKDKLKIDFAKAIVGLAKTVVPGRFEKIHKYPNIIIDGAHNPASIDYFMQTVKNTYPSEEKHLIFAAFKDKDIPSMLEELIPYFSTVTITTFDHPRAAPLEENMELMKYDHVSLQDNWQGLVDAIGQKPMDNNHLYFITGSLHFISLVRNYLLTR; encoded by the coding sequence ATGTTTAAACATTTTGATGATGTAGAAGCCTTTTTTGCTAGTCGGCAAAATTATGGCATCAAGCCTGGTCTCGAGCGGATGCTAGCATTATTGAACTTATTAAATAATCCACATCAAGCGCTTCAAGCTATCCATGTGGCAGGTACAAATGGGAAAGGCTCAACAGTAAATTATTTGAAAAATGCTTTAAAAGAAAATAATTATCGTGTTGGAGTATTCCAATCGCCAAGCATGGACGATGTAACAGGTCATATTTTTATTAATGATGAACGTATTACTAAAGAAAAATTTATGCAAATATTAACAGATATGTATCCAGCTATATGTGAATTGGATGAGCAAGATAATCATCCAACCGAATTTGAAATATTAACAGTACTTACCTTTATTTATTTTGCTGATCATGTTGATATCGCCATTATTGAAGCGGGAATGGGTGGTCGTGGTGATACGACGAACTGCATTGAACCTATTTTATCGATTATTACAAATGTTGATTTAGATCATACAGCTTTTTTAGGTGATACACTCCCCGAAATTGCTTATCAAAAGGCTGGTATCATCAAAGATAATACTCCTATTGTAACTGGTGAAGAAAAAGAAGCTGCTTTAAAAGTGATACAAAAGGAAGCTTTAGCAAAAGACGCAACATTATATCAAATACATAAAGATTTTTCCTTCCAAGGTGTAAAGCAAATCGAACATCAGCAACAGTATCAATGGGAGGCACCTAACTACCAAGCGGAAGAAATAGCAATTCAAATGCTTGGTGATCATCAATTGAAGAATAGTGCTACTGTGATGATGGCATTAAAAATCTTAGCAAAAGACAAGCTGAAAATTGATTTTGCTAAAGCAATAGTAGGCTTAGCAAAGACAGTTGTTCCTGGTAGATTTGAAAAAATACATAAGTACCCTAATATTATTATTGATGGTGCACATAATCCTGCAAGTATTGATTATTTTATGCAAACTGTCAAAAATACTTATCCATCAGAAGAAAAACATTTAATCTTTGCAGCATTTAAGGATAAGGATATTCCGTCGATGTTAGAGGAATTGATTCCCTATTTTTCGACAGTAACCATTACTACTTTTGATCATCCACGAGCCGCACCATTAGAAGAAAACATGGAATTAATGAAATATGATCATGTTTCCTTACAAGATAATTGGCAGGGTTTAGTGGATGCTATTGGTCAAAAACCTATGGATAATAATCATCTCTATTTTATCACAGGTTCACTTCATTTTATCTCATTAGTAAGAAATTATTTACTTACTAGATAG